Proteins from a genomic interval of Ramlibacter algicola:
- the rapZ gene encoding RNase adapter RapZ, which translates to MSIDLILITGMSGSGKSVALRALEDAGYYCVDNLPPELLLSFIELEKQMAAGKPVAIAMDVRSAASLPIVPKQLRELRGEGMHIRSLFLDSTTDTLVRRFSETRRRHPLSQQVADERDPLLRQRALVDAIELERELLADLREQAHVIDSSTIRPAQLQAQVKALLAAPASQLTLVFESFAFKRGIPVDADYMFDVRMLPNPHYEPSLRDLTGMDAPVAGFLAQQPSVEAMYTDIERFLQTWLEPLALDQRSYVTVAIGCTGGQHRSVYLVERLAKAFGSRWTTLKRHRELEKG; encoded by the coding sequence ATGAGCATCGACCTGATCCTCATCACCGGCATGTCGGGGTCCGGCAAGTCGGTGGCGCTGCGCGCGCTGGAAGATGCGGGCTACTACTGCGTGGACAACCTGCCGCCGGAACTGCTGCTGTCGTTCATCGAACTGGAGAAGCAGATGGCGGCCGGCAAGCCGGTGGCGATCGCCATGGACGTGCGCAGCGCCGCGTCGCTGCCCATCGTGCCCAAGCAGCTGCGCGAGTTGCGCGGCGAGGGCATGCACATCCGCTCGCTGTTCCTCGACTCCACCACCGACACGCTGGTGCGCCGTTTTTCTGAAACGCGGCGGCGCCACCCGCTCTCGCAGCAGGTCGCCGACGAACGCGACCCGCTGCTGCGCCAGCGAGCACTGGTCGACGCCATCGAGCTCGAACGCGAACTGCTCGCCGACCTGCGCGAGCAGGCGCACGTCATCGACAGCAGCACGATCCGTCCCGCGCAACTGCAGGCGCAGGTCAAGGCGCTGCTGGCGGCACCGGCCAGCCAGCTGACGCTGGTGTTCGAGTCGTTCGCCTTCAAGCGCGGCATCCCCGTCGATGCCGACTACATGTTCGACGTGCGCATGCTGCCCAATCCGCACTACGAACCGTCGCTGCGCGACCTGACGGGGATGGACGCTCCGGTGGCCGGGTTCCTCGCGCAGCAGCCGAGCGTGGAAGCCATGTACACGGACATCGAGCGCTTCCTGCAGACCTGGCTCGAGCCGCTCGCGTTGGACCAACGCAGCTACGTCACCGTGGCCATCGGTTGCACCGGCGGCCAGCACCGGTCGGTCTACCTCGTCGAGCGCCTGGCCAAGGCCTTCGGCAGCCGCTGGACGACGCTCAAGCGGCACCGCGAGCTGGAAAAAGGCTAG
- the recN gene encoding DNA repair protein RecN, protein MSLKRILLRDFVIVRELELDLGAGFTVLTGETGAGKSILVDALQLALGARADAGVVREGASRAEIAAEFDARPALGPWLEEAGFEAGDFLLLRRSIDSQGKSRAWINGSPATATQLRELGERLVDIHGQHAWQSLTRADAVRDLLDAYAGVSSQTLQQPWDAWRQAQKALADARQAQDTLQRERERLAWQISEVDKLAPGNDEWDELNASHTRLSHAQALLDAAQAAIDALEADEGGASALLARAQDALQGQEHLEPEFRAIAEVLGSSLAQAQDAAHSLQAYLRKTDLDPQRLAELDERMGLWVSLSRRYKRQPADLPALLAGWKDELARLDAAADLAALEAAEKKNAQAYMAAATQLSKARAKAAPQLAKAITQAMQGLGMQGGRFDVQVQTLAQPSASGLDEITFLVAGHPGATPRPVGKVASGGELSRIALAIAVTTSQLGAAQTLIFDEVDAGVGGAVAETVGRLMKQLGRDRQVLAVTHLPQVASCADHHLVVAKKSDKAGTTSSVAPVEGEQRVAEVARMLGGERLSGTTLAHAKEMLGSGAP, encoded by the coding sequence GTGAGCCTCAAGCGCATCCTGCTGCGCGATTTCGTGATCGTGCGCGAACTCGAGCTGGACCTGGGCGCCGGCTTCACCGTGCTCACCGGCGAGACCGGCGCGGGCAAGTCCATCCTCGTCGACGCCCTGCAGCTCGCGCTGGGGGCGCGCGCCGATGCCGGCGTGGTGCGCGAAGGCGCATCGCGCGCGGAAATCGCGGCGGAATTCGATGCACGCCCCGCGCTGGGGCCCTGGCTGGAGGAAGCCGGCTTCGAAGCCGGCGACTTCCTGCTGCTGCGCCGGAGCATCGACTCGCAGGGCAAGAGCCGTGCGTGGATCAACGGCAGCCCCGCCACCGCCACGCAGTTGCGCGAACTGGGCGAGCGCCTGGTCGACATCCATGGCCAGCACGCGTGGCAAAGCCTCACGCGCGCCGACGCGGTGCGCGACCTGCTCGACGCCTATGCGGGCGTCTCTTCGCAAACCTTGCAGCAGCCCTGGGACGCGTGGCGCCAGGCGCAGAAGGCCCTGGCCGACGCGCGCCAGGCGCAAGACACCTTGCAGCGCGAACGCGAACGCCTGGCTTGGCAGATCAGCGAGGTCGACAAGCTCGCACCCGGCAACGACGAGTGGGACGAGCTCAACGCCAGCCACACGCGCCTGTCGCACGCGCAGGCGCTGCTCGACGCGGCGCAGGCGGCGATCGACGCGCTCGAGGCCGACGAAGGCGGTGCGTCCGCCCTCCTCGCCCGCGCGCAGGACGCGTTGCAGGGACAGGAGCACCTGGAGCCGGAATTCCGCGCCATCGCCGAAGTGCTGGGCTCCAGCCTCGCGCAGGCGCAGGATGCCGCGCATTCCCTGCAAGCCTATCTGCGCAAGACCGACCTGGATCCGCAGCGGCTCGCCGAACTCGACGAACGCATGGGCCTGTGGGTGTCGCTGTCGCGTCGCTACAAGCGCCAACCCGCCGACCTGCCGGCCCTGCTCGCGGGCTGGAAGGACGAACTCGCGCGCCTCGACGCCGCCGCCGACCTCGCCGCCCTCGAAGCGGCCGAGAAGAAGAACGCGCAGGCCTACATGGCCGCCGCCACGCAGCTGTCGAAGGCACGTGCGAAGGCCGCGCCGCAATTGGCCAAGGCCATCACCCAGGCCATGCAGGGCCTCGGCATGCAGGGCGGGCGGTTCGACGTGCAGGTGCAAACGCTCGCGCAACCCTCCGCATCGGGCCTGGACGAGATCACCTTCCTCGTCGCCGGCCATCCGGGTGCGACTCCGCGTCCAGTGGGCAAGGTCGCTTCGGGCGGTGAGCTGTCGCGCATCGCGCTGGCGATCGCCGTCACCACCAGCCAGCTGGGCGCCGCACAGACGCTGATCTTCGATGAGGTCGATGCGGGCGTCGGGGGCGCAGTCGCCGAGACCGTCGGCCGCCTGATGAAGCAGCTCGGCCGCGACCGCCAGGTGCTCGCGGTCACGCACCTGCCGCAGGTGGCTTCCTGCGCCGACCATCATCTCGTCGTGGCGAAGAAGTCGGACAAGGCCGGCACGACGAGTTCCGTCGCGCCGGTCGAGGGCGAGCAGCGCGTGGCCGAAGTCGCGCGCATGCTCGGTGGTGAACGCCTCTCCGGCACCACGCTCGCGCACGCAAAGGAAATGCTGGGCAGCGGCGCGCCATGA
- a CDS encoding NAD kinase yields the protein MKTLFRQVALIGKYNAVAGGAAAASSRAALDDIARYLAAEGCQVFIEHDTASTSGITGYPVLDVPGIGAQCDLGLVIGGDGTMLGIGRQLARFGVPLIGINQGRLGFITDIPLDGYRQVLGPMLQGEHEEDRRALMEACVMREGQCVFRALAMNDVVVNRGATSGMVELRVEIDGRFVANQRADGLIVATPTGSTAYALSAGGPLLHPANPAVVLVPIAPHTLSNRPIVLPDDGEIAIELVAGRDASANFDMQSLASLLHGDRVLVRRSEHQARFLHPRGWTYFDTLRKKLHWYEGGS from the coding sequence ATGAAGACCCTGTTCCGCCAGGTTGCGCTGATCGGCAAATACAACGCCGTCGCCGGCGGGGCCGCCGCGGCCAGCAGCCGCGCCGCGCTGGACGACATCGCCCGCTATCTCGCGGCCGAAGGCTGCCAGGTCTTCATCGAACACGACACCGCCTCCACCTCCGGCATCACAGGCTACCCGGTGCTCGACGTGCCAGGCATTGGCGCGCAGTGCGACCTGGGCCTGGTGATCGGCGGCGACGGCACGATGCTGGGCATCGGCCGGCAACTGGCGCGGTTCGGTGTCCCCCTGATCGGCATCAACCAGGGCCGCCTGGGCTTCATCACCGACATCCCGTTGGACGGCTACCGCCAGGTGCTCGGGCCAATGCTGCAGGGCGAGCACGAGGAAGACCGCCGCGCGCTGATGGAAGCCTGCGTGATGCGGGAAGGCCAATGCGTGTTCCGCGCGCTGGCGATGAACGATGTCGTCGTGAACCGTGGTGCGACGTCGGGCATGGTCGAACTGCGCGTCGAGATCGATGGCCGCTTCGTCGCCAACCAGCGCGCCGATGGCCTCATCGTGGCCACGCCGACCGGGTCGACGGCCTATGCGCTGTCCGCCGGCGGGCCGCTGCTGCACCCGGCCAATCCGGCCGTCGTGCTGGTGCCCATCGCGCCGCACACGTTGTCCAACCGCCCCATCGTGCTGCCCGACGACGGCGAGATCGCCATCGAACTGGTGGCGGGCCGCGACGCCAGCGCCAACTTCGACATGCAATCACTGGCATCGCTGCTGCACGGCGACCGCGTGCTGGTGCGCCGCTCGGAGCACCAGGCCCGCTTCCTCCACCCGCGCGGCTGGACCTACTTCGACACGCTGCGCAAGAAGCTGCACTGGTACGAGGGCGGGTCGTGA
- the hrcA gene encoding heat-inducible transcriptional repressor HrcA: protein MLDERAKLLLKTLVERYIAEGQPVGSRTLSRASGLELSPATIRNVMSDLEELGLIASPHTSAGRIPTARGYRLFVDTMLTVQREQFNAPSLPPDQPQRVIANAAQLLSNLSQFVGVVLAPRRSSVFRHIEFLRLSERRFLVIIVSPEGDVQNRVVFTQVDYTQQQLVEASNYINTHYAGLAIEQVRERLKAEVDQLRGEIVQLMQTAVDASSEALTQAQDEVVISGERNLLSVTDFSSDMSHLRKAFELFEQKTQLMRLLDISSQAEGVRIFIGGESQVVPFEELSVVSAPYEVDGQVVGTLGVIGPTRMPYDRMIQIVDITAKLVTNALSHQK from the coding sequence ATGCTCGATGAACGTGCCAAGCTGTTGTTGAAGACGTTGGTCGAGCGGTACATCGCCGAGGGCCAGCCCGTCGGGTCGCGCACGCTGTCCCGGGCGTCGGGCCTGGAGCTGTCTCCCGCGACGATCCGCAATGTGATGTCGGACCTGGAGGAACTGGGTCTCATCGCCAGTCCCCACACGTCCGCGGGGCGTATTCCCACCGCTCGCGGTTACCGGTTGTTCGTCGACACGATGCTCACCGTGCAGCGCGAGCAGTTCAACGCGCCCAGCCTGCCGCCCGACCAGCCGCAGCGCGTGATCGCCAACGCGGCCCAGCTGCTGTCCAACCTGTCGCAGTTCGTCGGCGTGGTGTTGGCCCCGCGGCGCAGCTCGGTGTTCCGGCACATCGAATTCCTGCGCCTGTCCGAACGGCGCTTCCTGGTCATCATCGTGTCGCCGGAGGGCGACGTGCAGAACCGGGTGGTGTTCACGCAGGTCGACTACACGCAGCAGCAGCTGGTCGAGGCGTCCAACTACATCAACACGCACTACGCGGGGCTGGCCATCGAGCAGGTGCGCGAGCGGCTGAAGGCCGAGGTCGACCAATTGCGCGGCGAGATCGTGCAGCTGATGCAGACCGCCGTCGACGCCAGCAGCGAGGCGCTCACGCAGGCGCAGGACGAAGTCGTCATCTCGGGGGAGCGCAACCTGCTCTCGGTCACCGACTTCTCCAGCGACATGTCGCACCTGCGCAAGGCGTTCGAGCTGTTCGAGCAGAAGACCCAGTTGATGCGCCTCCTGGACATCTCCAGCCAGGCGGAAGGCGTGCGCATCTTCATCGGCGGCGAAAGCCAGGTCGTGCCGTTCGAGGAACTGTCGGTGGTCAGCGCGCCGTACGAGGTCGATGGCCAAGTGGTCGGCACGCTGGGCGTCATCGGCCCCACGCGCATGCCCTACGACCGGATGATCCAGATCGTGGACATCACCGCCAAGCTGGTGACCAACGCGCTCAGCCACCAGAAGTGA
- a CDS encoding putative bifunctional diguanylate cyclase/phosphodiesterase: MDLAPLLRRALERPVRAPVQPAGWQALAGAPVAPLPADEAARLAKLRTLDLLDSPGTRELQSLVQLAAQVCDAPMAALGLVDASSVSYTSPHGIASLPIPRDASLCARAILADEGVFEVQDTAALGWFDAGRLISRPRVAYYAGAPLHIGQGTPVGTLCVMDGRPRVLSGAQKGMLETIAATIASQLSLRRDLRVATQTDRLTGLPNWTHFEGQFEGQHPRDGLVCFVRLRSLSHLNSAHGFRVADALIAQAATRLRGLVDGHALIAHVKRGLFVLFFPGMDRAEFALQHAPRLARHLQAPYEVNGLNLVCPVHIGSAAFPADGKTLDEIVQSADAALQLAIERDEPAAFFDKSVDARASAHYRLEPQLRAALEHNEFVNHYQPKVDLATGRIVGVEALVRWMHPERGLVPPSAFVPALEATGLVREVGRQILTRAVADWKRWTGAGLRAPRIAVNVAAAQLRHGDLVRDLGEALAALGGDSAALGIEVTETVLIGNMEQAIDVLRQVRALGVPVAIDDFGTGYSSLAYIVTLPIDEVKIDRSFVDKIAADPAYRGLVGTCINLAHNLHLKVVAEGVETREQARELKKLRCDVAQGFLYSEPVPADRLAALLRRDGILG; the protein is encoded by the coding sequence ATGGACCTCGCGCCGCTGCTGCGACGCGCGCTGGAGCGTCCGGTCCGGGCGCCCGTCCAGCCGGCCGGCTGGCAAGCGCTGGCAGGTGCGCCGGTCGCACCCCTCCCCGCGGACGAAGCGGCACGACTGGCCAAGCTGCGCACGCTCGACCTCCTCGACTCGCCCGGCACCCGCGAACTGCAATCGCTGGTGCAACTCGCCGCCCAGGTGTGCGACGCGCCCATGGCCGCCTTGGGCCTGGTCGACGCGTCCAGCGTGTCGTACACGTCGCCGCACGGCATCGCATCCCTGCCCATCCCGCGCGACGCCTCGCTGTGCGCGCGCGCGATCCTCGCCGACGAAGGCGTGTTCGAGGTGCAGGACACGGCCGCGCTCGGCTGGTTCGACGCCGGTCGGCTGATTTCCCGACCGCGTGTTGCCTATTACGCCGGCGCCCCGCTCCACATCGGCCAGGGAACGCCCGTCGGCACGCTGTGCGTGATGGATGGGCGCCCGCGCGTGCTGTCGGGTGCGCAGAAAGGCATGCTGGAGACGATCGCGGCGACGATCGCCTCGCAACTCTCGCTGCGCCGCGACCTGCGTGTCGCCACCCAGACCGACCGCCTCACGGGCCTGCCCAACTGGACGCACTTCGAGGGCCAGTTCGAGGGCCAGCACCCGCGCGACGGCCTGGTGTGCTTCGTGCGGCTGCGTTCGCTCAGCCACCTGAATTCGGCGCACGGCTTCCGCGTGGCGGATGCACTGATCGCGCAGGCCGCGACGCGCCTTCGGGGCCTCGTCGACGGCCACGCGCTCATCGCGCACGTGAAGCGCGGGCTGTTCGTGCTGTTCTTCCCGGGCATGGACCGCGCGGAATTCGCCTTGCAGCACGCGCCCCGGCTGGCGCGGCACCTGCAGGCTCCCTACGAGGTGAACGGGTTGAACCTCGTGTGCCCGGTCCACATCGGGTCGGCCGCGTTTCCGGCCGACGGCAAGACGCTGGACGAAATCGTGCAGTCCGCCGACGCGGCGCTGCAACTGGCCATCGAGCGCGACGAGCCGGCGGCCTTCTTCGACAAGTCGGTCGACGCGCGCGCCAGCGCGCACTACCGCCTCGAGCCGCAGCTGCGCGCCGCCCTGGAGCACAACGAGTTCGTCAACCACTACCAGCCGAAGGTGGACCTCGCCACCGGCCGCATCGTCGGCGTCGAGGCGCTGGTGCGCTGGATGCATCCGGAGCGCGGCCTGGTGCCGCCGTCCGCGTTCGTTCCGGCGCTCGAGGCCACCGGGCTCGTGCGCGAAGTCGGCCGGCAGATCCTCACGCGCGCGGTCGCCGACTGGAAACGCTGGACCGGCGCCGGGTTGCGCGCGCCCCGCATCGCAGTCAACGTCGCGGCCGCGCAGCTGCGCCATGGCGACCTGGTGCGCGACCTCGGCGAAGCGCTCGCGGCTCTCGGCGGGGACTCGGCCGCGCTGGGCATCGAGGTCACGGAGACGGTCCTGATCGGCAACATGGAACAGGCGATCGACGTCCTGCGCCAGGTGCGCGCGCTCGGCGTGCCGGTCGCGATCGACGACTTCGGTACCGGCTACTCGTCGCTCGCCTACATCGTCACGCTGCCGATCGACGAGGTGAAGATCGACCGGTCCTTCGTCGACAAGATCGCCGCCGACCCGGCCTACCGTGGCCTCGTGGGCACCTGCATCAACCTCGCGCACAACCTGCACCTGAAGGTCGTGGCCGAGGGCGTCGAGACGCGGGAGCAGGCGCGCGAGTTGAAGAAGCTGCGCTGCGACGTCGCGCAGGGATTCCTCTACAGCGAACCGGTGCCCGCGGACCGTCTCGCGGCCCTGCTGCGCCGTGACGGCATCCTCGGCTGA
- a CDS encoding response regulator, which produces MPACLRAYVVEDNATIRENLAGTLEELTCVRVAGGSAGEDEAGRWLADPDHAWDIVIVDLFLKNGSGIGLLQRIHRRVPQQRVVVFSNYVNASVRKRCAQLGVDAVFDKSTEIDALVDYCARLCALVAAAQPTQA; this is translated from the coding sequence GTGCCTGCCTGCCTGCGAGCCTACGTTGTCGAGGACAACGCGACGATCCGCGAGAACCTCGCCGGCACGCTGGAGGAGCTCACCTGCGTGAGAGTGGCCGGCGGTTCCGCCGGCGAGGACGAGGCCGGCCGCTGGCTCGCCGATCCCGATCATGCGTGGGACATCGTGATCGTCGACCTGTTCCTCAAGAACGGCAGCGGCATCGGCCTCCTGCAGCGCATCCACCGCCGGGTGCCGCAGCAGCGCGTGGTGGTGTTCAGCAACTACGTGAATGCGAGCGTGCGCAAGCGGTGCGCGCAGCTGGGCGTGGATGCGGTGTTCGACAAGTCCACCGAGATCGATGCGCTGGTCGATTACTGCGCGCGCCTGTGCGCGCTGGTCGCGGCGGCGCAGCCGACGCAGGCCTGA
- a CDS encoding GGDEF and EAL domain-containing protein — MHSNDLAQDADLVSMLEQAAALGVWRLGTATGRVTWTDRLAAIHAAPPGYAPGHALEHVAPEDRAKLEPLLRECAASGAPFDQEVQVVRLDGKRVWVRALGQAMRDADGAIVGVQGAMQEIAPPGRPGTLMRMGASLGGDAFATVDRNGAFTSLNERAEELLGTDSRQLMGRRLWNSFQKTVRLRVEEQFRSAIAASKPFEFEELDARLSRWLEVRGVAFAGGMAIHLSDVSARRKSQEQLRLLEGSISRLNDIVIITEAGPFGEPGPRIVFVNEAFERRTGYDREEVIGRSPRLLQGPNTQRRALDQIRAAMEEWRPARVDLINYRKNGEPYWVDLDVSPVWDRERKLTHWVAVGRDVTERKLAEEKIQHLAFYDALTKLPNRQLLMDRLHAALADPARPREGALMFIDLDNFKVLNDTLGHQKGDMLLQLVAERLRSCVAKGDTVARLGGDEFVILLENRGDKPFDPATGARAVADRILAALGEPYVLPGYLHHSTCSIGVTLFGKSDRTVSELLKQADLAMYQAKRAGRNTVCFFDPEMQAVVSANAALSSDLRQAWRENQFRIDYQPQVGVDGQMIGVEALLRWLHPQRGMVPPDQFIPAAEETSLIIPIGRWVLDAACAQLAAWARRPDRRHLSIAVNVSVRQFRHPEFVDEVLQVIRQWDIQPNKLKLELTESLLADGIDVTIAKMGSLKDMGVALSLDDFGIGYSSLSYLKRLPLDQLKIDREFVKDILTDANDAAIAKTVIGLAQSLHLDVIAEGVETEEQRDFLEKQGCYSFQGYLFCKPLPIDELEAFIDRSAEMVPA, encoded by the coding sequence ATGCACAGCAACGACCTGGCGCAGGACGCCGACCTCGTCTCCATGCTCGAGCAGGCCGCGGCGCTTGGCGTCTGGCGGCTCGGCACGGCCACGGGCCGCGTGACCTGGACCGACCGTCTCGCCGCGATACACGCCGCTCCCCCGGGCTACGCACCCGGCCATGCGCTCGAACACGTCGCGCCCGAGGACCGCGCGAAGCTCGAGCCGCTGCTGCGCGAGTGCGCGGCCAGCGGCGCGCCGTTCGACCAGGAGGTGCAGGTCGTGCGCCTCGACGGCAAGCGCGTGTGGGTGCGTGCACTCGGGCAAGCCATGCGCGACGCGGACGGCGCCATCGTTGGCGTGCAGGGCGCCATGCAGGAAATCGCGCCTCCCGGCCGGCCCGGGACGTTGATGCGCATGGGCGCGTCTCTGGGCGGTGATGCATTCGCCACGGTCGACCGCAATGGTGCGTTCACGTCGCTCAACGAGCGGGCCGAGGAACTCCTGGGCACGGATAGCCGGCAGCTGATGGGGCGGCGCCTGTGGAATTCGTTCCAGAAGACCGTTCGCCTGCGCGTCGAGGAGCAGTTCCGTTCGGCGATCGCGGCCTCGAAGCCGTTCGAATTCGAGGAGCTCGATGCGCGCCTGTCGCGCTGGCTCGAAGTGCGCGGCGTCGCGTTCGCCGGGGGCATGGCGATCCACCTGTCGGATGTGTCCGCGCGCCGCAAGTCACAGGAGCAACTGCGCTTGCTCGAAGGCAGCATCTCGCGCCTGAACGACATCGTGATCATCACGGAGGCCGGCCCCTTCGGCGAGCCCGGTCCCCGCATCGTGTTCGTCAACGAAGCGTTCGAGCGTCGCACCGGCTACGACCGCGAGGAAGTGATCGGCCGCAGCCCGCGCCTCCTGCAGGGCCCCAACACGCAGCGCCGCGCGCTGGACCAGATCCGCGCCGCGATGGAAGAGTGGCGGCCGGCCCGCGTCGACCTGATCAACTACCGCAAGAACGGCGAACCCTACTGGGTCGACCTCGATGTGTCGCCCGTGTGGGACCGCGAGCGCAAGCTCACGCACTGGGTGGCCGTCGGCCGCGACGTCACCGAGCGCAAGCTGGCCGAGGAGAAGATCCAGCACCTGGCCTTCTACGACGCGCTCACCAAGCTGCCGAACCGGCAGCTGCTGATGGACCGCCTGCACGCCGCACTCGCCGATCCGGCGCGGCCGCGCGAAGGCGCGCTGATGTTCATCGACCTCGACAACTTCAAGGTCCTGAACGACACGCTGGGCCACCAGAAGGGCGACATGCTGCTGCAGCTGGTGGCCGAGCGCCTGCGCTCGTGCGTGGCCAAGGGCGACACCGTCGCCCGGCTGGGCGGCGACGAGTTCGTGATCCTGCTGGAGAACCGCGGCGACAAGCCCTTCGATCCCGCCACCGGTGCGCGGGCGGTGGCCGACCGCATCCTGGCCGCCCTGGGCGAGCCCTATGTGCTGCCGGGCTACCTGCACCACAGCACCTGCAGCATCGGCGTGACGCTGTTCGGCAAGAGCGACCGCACGGTGAGCGAGCTGCTCAAGCAAGCCGACCTGGCGATGTACCAGGCCAAGCGCGCGGGCCGCAACACGGTGTGCTTCTTCGATCCCGAGATGCAGGCGGTGGTCAGCGCGAATGCGGCGCTGTCCTCGGACCTGCGGCAGGCCTGGCGCGAGAACCAGTTCCGCATCGACTACCAGCCGCAGGTGGGCGTCGACGGCCAAATGATCGGCGTCGAAGCGCTGCTGCGCTGGCTGCATCCGCAGCGCGGCATGGTGCCCCCGGACCAGTTCATCCCCGCCGCCGAGGAGACGTCGCTGATCATCCCGATCGGCCGCTGGGTGCTCGACGCTGCCTGCGCGCAGCTCGCAGCCTGGGCGCGCCGGCCCGACCGGCGCCACCTGAGCATCGCCGTCAACGTCAGCGTGCGGCAGTTCCGCCACCCCGAGTTCGTCGACGAGGTCCTGCAGGTGATCCGCCAATGGGACATCCAGCCCAACAAGCTGAAGCTCGAACTCACGGAGAGCCTGCTGGCCGACGGCATCGACGTCACGATCGCCAAGATGGGCAGCCTCAAGGACATGGGGGTCGCGCTGTCACTCGACGATTTCGGCATCGGCTACTCCTCGCTGTCGTACCTGAAGCGCCTGCCGCTGGACCAGCTGAAGATCGACCGCGAGTTCGTCAAGGACATCCTGACGGATGCCAACGACGCTGCCATTGCGAAGACCGTGATCGGGCTCGCGCAGAGCCTGCATCTCGACGTGATCGCCGAGGGGGTGGAGACGGAGGAGCAGCGTGACTTCCTGGAGAAGCAGGGCTGCTATTCGTTCCAGGGCTACCTGTTCTGCAAGCCGCTGCCCATCGACGAGCTGGAGGCGTTCATCGACCGCTCGGCCGAGATGGTTCCGGCCTGA
- the greB gene encoding transcription elongation factor GreB codes for MSKAFTRETDTEDEEDVAAPLPAGGRNYITPEGYARLRGELLHLIDEERPQVVEVVHWAASNGDRSENGDYLYGKKRLREIDRRIRFLTKRLEIAEVTDPSAHHGKSQVFFGATVTYAEESGDERTITIVGIDEADSLQGQVSWISPIARALLKANEGDAVKLVTPAGTQEIDVLEVRYPAPSGG; via the coding sequence ATGAGCAAGGCGTTCACGCGCGAGACCGACACCGAGGACGAGGAGGACGTCGCCGCACCGCTGCCTGCGGGCGGGCGCAACTACATCACGCCGGAGGGCTACGCGCGCCTGCGCGGCGAGTTGCTGCACTTGATCGACGAAGAGCGGCCCCAGGTCGTGGAGGTCGTGCATTGGGCGGCCAGCAACGGCGACCGCTCCGAGAACGGCGACTACCTTTACGGCAAGAAGCGCCTGCGCGAAATCGACCGCCGGATCCGCTTCCTCACCAAGCGGCTCGAGATCGCGGAGGTCACCGATCCCTCGGCCCACCACGGCAAGTCGCAGGTGTTCTTCGGCGCGACCGTGACGTACGCGGAGGAATCGGGCGACGAGCGCACGATCACCATCGTCGGCATCGACGAGGCCGACAGCCTGCAGGGGCAGGTGAGCTGGATCTCGCCCATCGCGCGGGCGTTGCTGAAGGCGAACGAAGGCGACGCCGTGAAACTGGTCACCCCCGCCGGCACGCAGGAGATCGACGTGCTGGAGGTGCGCTACCCGGCGCCGTCAGGCGGCTGA